In Streptomyces thermolilacinus SPC6, a single genomic region encodes these proteins:
- a CDS encoding transcriptional regulator, producing MPANLGNRLRDVRKRRGLTQSGLARESGVSVSLIRKLEQGERRDARLETVRRLAATLRVPTSSLVVEPAEEGATTAVLDAWEPVRKALTAPAADMTDLDEPPTAQGLSAALDAAVLLFSGDRFAELRAVLPALLRDTAVLARLDPEGHPLLVRLLQLTGWLLTQTRQFEAAEWALGIALDGSADRLQGASTVSTTCWLLLRQGRLGEARELAARWADETEPRLSRATPDELVAWGWLLLRLSAAAVRDNRPEEAEDALRLAHAAAVAMGREFAQRPLLTLRVSRDGGRTWGERTVVHSRDRLPPLHTSVWPPCACPRCRARGD from the coding sequence ATGCCTGCCAACTTGGGTAACCGGCTCAGGGACGTGCGGAAGCGGCGCGGGCTGACGCAGTCGGGGCTCGCGCGCGAGTCCGGGGTCTCCGTGTCGCTCATCCGGAAGCTGGAGCAGGGCGAACGGCGCGACGCGCGCCTGGAGACCGTGCGGCGCCTCGCCGCGACGCTTCGGGTGCCCACCTCGTCACTCGTGGTGGAGCCGGCCGAGGAAGGCGCGACCACGGCCGTACTCGACGCGTGGGAGCCCGTCAGGAAGGCCCTCACCGCACCGGCCGCCGACATGACCGACCTCGACGAACCGCCCACCGCGCAGGGCCTGAGCGCGGCACTCGACGCCGCCGTACTCCTCTTCTCCGGCGACCGGTTCGCGGAGTTGCGCGCCGTCCTGCCCGCCCTGCTGCGCGACACCGCCGTCCTGGCCCGGCTCGACCCGGAGGGGCACCCGCTCCTCGTACGCCTCTTGCAGCTCACCGGATGGCTCCTGACGCAGACCCGCCAGTTCGAGGCCGCCGAGTGGGCCCTTGGGATCGCGCTCGACGGATCGGCGGACCGGCTGCAAGGGGCCTCCACCGTCAGCACGACGTGCTGGCTCCTCCTGCGCCAGGGCAGGCTGGGGGAGGCCCGCGAGCTGGCCGCACGGTGGGCCGACGAGACGGAGCCGCGCCTGTCACGAGCGACGCCGGACGAACTGGTCGCCTGGGGATGGCTGTTGCTGCGCCTGTCGGCTGCCGCCGTGCGGGACAACAGGCCCGAGGAGGCCGAGGACGCCCTGCGGCTGGCCCACGCCGCCGCCGTGGCGATGGGCAGGGAGTTCGCCCAGCGTCCCCTCCTCACCCTGCGGGTCTCGCGGGACGGCGGGCGCACCTGGGGTGAGCGGACGGTCGTCCACAGCCGCGACAGGCTCCCGCCCCTCCACACATCCGTCTGGCCGCCCTGCGCCTGCCCCCGGTGCCGGGCGAGGGGTGACTGA
- a CDS encoding S41 family peptidase, protein MSSDGAYLRYPHVHDDLLCFAAEDDLWIAPLVADGESPGRAWRLTVDRTRVGHPRFSPAGRHIAYTSWRSLDPEIHLVPVEGGPARRLSYWGSLDTRVCGWDPDGNILAVASHGQPFSHFSWAYKVSVDGSPGRRLPWGPCADIQVADVDGEHRTLLLTGKPPHEPAAWKRYRGGATGRLWLHGERLLPDLGGHLDCAMFVGGRIAFLSDHEGVGNLYSCLPDGSDLRRHTDHDAFYARHASSDGRRVVYQCAGDLWMVDALTPDARPRKLAVRLGGPRAGRRTYQVPAARHIQSVAVDETGRASAVCVRGSLYWLTHRDGPARSIADTPGVRVRLPETLDGGRVAYVTDAEGEDAVEIAYLPRASGQRPPRRLAAGRLGRVLEMVSDPDGERLAIASHDGRLLLLDASEEAVEAAGEPADDTEPRGGRLRRLTLPDADAEATGTGAEATGAAPEAGVTAEAEGTTEAAPTGSVSEAGSGAEPGSGPGAGSGADAGAGAGATDIVDPPATPEPLGAETPPPAESPAPDTAQPSGGGAVADDGLVTELIRSDNGPVRDLAFSPDGQWLTWSHPFIGRSLRQIKMARIKDRLVVDVTNGRFEDESPVFTRDGRYLAFLSWRGFDPVYDVHTGDLSFPLGCRPYLVPLASTTPSPFALSPEGRPAAGGLDLGDDERAGDGTVLVEVEGLESRVTPFPVAASKYSSLHPVSGGGLVWLRWPISGALGETFVNPSDPSERPTLEHFNLTKARKSELVAHLDWFAVSGDGTRLVVVDEGELRAVPANEMGDVDTTVYVDARRIQHEVDPGAEWRQAYDEAGRITRAYFWEPGMAGIDWDGVLDQYRPLVERVASPDEFADLLREVLGELGTSHAYVTPARRNEGPPHYQRAMGLLGANLVCRDGKWVVKRILPGDSSDSKARSPLAGTGIRECAVLTHVDGRPVDPVTGPYPLLAAAGGTTVELTFAPGNGEAGRPRRVAVVPLIDERPLRYQDWVAKRREVVRELSDGRCGYLHIPDMGGSGWAQFNRDLRLEVSRPALIVDVRGNAGGHISELVVEKLTRRILGWDLTRNAQPVSYASNSPRGPVVALADEATSSDGDMITAVFKLQGLGPVVGQRTWGGVVGMTGRHRLGDGTVITVPMNAAWFEAYGWGVENHGVEPDIEIERTPLDWAEGRHRQLADAVDLALGLLKKTPPSSPPDYSATPDLARPPLPPRP, encoded by the coding sequence GTGAGCAGTGACGGCGCGTACCTCCGGTATCCCCACGTCCACGACGATCTGCTGTGCTTCGCGGCGGAGGACGATCTGTGGATCGCCCCGCTCGTCGCCGACGGCGAGTCCCCCGGCCGTGCCTGGCGGCTCACCGTGGACCGTACGAGAGTCGGGCACCCGCGTTTCTCCCCGGCCGGGCGGCACATCGCGTACACGAGCTGGCGCAGCCTCGACCCGGAGATCCATCTCGTACCGGTCGAGGGCGGCCCGGCGCGGCGCCTGTCGTACTGGGGGTCGCTGGACACGCGGGTCTGCGGCTGGGACCCGGACGGCAACATCCTGGCGGTGGCGTCGCACGGGCAGCCGTTCTCGCACTTCTCGTGGGCGTACAAGGTGTCCGTGGACGGCAGCCCCGGCCGTCGGCTGCCCTGGGGGCCGTGCGCCGACATCCAGGTCGCCGACGTGGACGGGGAGCACCGGACGCTGCTGCTGACGGGCAAGCCGCCGCACGAGCCCGCCGCGTGGAAGCGGTACCGGGGCGGGGCGACCGGGCGGCTGTGGCTGCACGGCGAGCGGCTGCTGCCGGACCTGGGCGGGCACCTGGACTGCGCGATGTTCGTGGGCGGCAGGATCGCGTTCCTGTCCGACCACGAGGGCGTCGGGAACCTGTACTCGTGCCTGCCGGACGGCTCCGACCTGCGGCGCCACACCGACCATGACGCGTTCTACGCCCGGCACGCCTCGTCCGACGGGCGCCGGGTCGTCTACCAGTGCGCGGGCGACCTGTGGATGGTGGACGCGCTGACGCCGGACGCGCGCCCCCGGAAGCTGGCGGTACGGCTCGGGGGGCCGCGCGCGGGGCGGCGCACGTACCAGGTGCCGGCCGCGCGGCACATCCAGTCGGTGGCCGTGGACGAGACCGGGCGGGCGAGCGCGGTGTGCGTGCGGGGCAGCCTGTACTGGCTCACGCACCGGGACGGCCCGGCGCGGTCGATCGCGGACACGCCGGGCGTGCGGGTGCGCCTGCCGGAGACGCTGGACGGGGGCCGGGTCGCGTACGTGACGGACGCGGAGGGCGAGGACGCGGTGGAGATCGCGTACCTGCCGCGCGCCAGCGGCCAGCGCCCGCCGCGCCGCCTGGCCGCCGGGCGGCTGGGCCGCGTACTGGAGATGGTGTCCGACCCGGACGGCGAGCGGCTGGCCATCGCGTCGCACGACGGGCGGCTGCTGCTGCTGGACGCGTCGGAGGAGGCCGTCGAGGCGGCGGGCGAACCGGCCGACGACACCGAGCCGAGGGGGGGCAGGCTGCGGAGGCTGACGCTGCCGGACGCGGACGCGGAGGCCACCGGTACGGGCGCCGAGGCCACGGGCGCGGCACCGGAGGCGGGAGTTACGGCAGAGGCGGAGGGTACGACGGAAGCGGCGCCGACCGGCTCCGTGTCCGAGGCCGGTTCCGGTGCCGAGCCCGGGTCAGGGCCAGGGGCCGGTTCCGGTGCCGATGCCGGTGCCGGTGCCGGTGCCACGGACATCGTGGACCCGCCGGCCACCCCCGAGCCGCTCGGCGCGGAAACCCCTCCCCCGGCGGAATCCCCCGCCCCGGACACCGCCCAACCGTCCGGAGGGGGCGCGGTGGCCGACGACGGCCTGGTCACGGAGCTGATCCGCTCCGACAACGGCCCGGTGCGCGACCTGGCCTTCTCGCCCGACGGGCAGTGGCTCACCTGGTCGCACCCGTTCATCGGCCGGTCGCTGCGCCAGATCAAGATGGCCCGCATCAAGGACCGCCTGGTCGTGGACGTGACGAACGGCCGGTTCGAGGACGAGAGCCCGGTGTTCACACGGGACGGCCGGTATCTGGCGTTCCTGTCGTGGCGCGGCTTCGACCCGGTGTACGACGTGCACACCGGGGACCTGTCGTTCCCGCTGGGCTGCCGCCCCTACCTCGTACCGCTGGCCTCCACGACACCGTCGCCGTTCGCGCTGTCGCCGGAGGGGCGGCCCGCGGCGGGCGGCCTGGACCTGGGCGACGACGAGCGGGCGGGCGACGGGACGGTGCTGGTGGAGGTGGAGGGCCTGGAGAGCCGGGTGACGCCGTTCCCGGTGGCGGCGTCGAAGTACTCGTCGCTGCACCCGGTCAGCGGCGGCGGTCTGGTGTGGCTGCGGTGGCCGATCTCGGGGGCCCTGGGCGAGACGTTCGTGAACCCGTCGGACCCGTCGGAGCGGCCCACGCTGGAACACTTCAACCTCACGAAGGCCCGCAAGTCGGAGCTGGTCGCGCACCTGGACTGGTTCGCGGTGAGCGGTGACGGGACGCGGCTGGTCGTCGTGGACGAGGGCGAGCTGCGGGCGGTCCCGGCGAACGAGATGGGCGACGTGGACACGACGGTGTACGTGGACGCGCGGCGCATCCAGCACGAGGTGGACCCGGGCGCGGAGTGGCGGCAGGCGTACGACGAGGCGGGTCGCATCACGCGTGCGTACTTCTGGGAACCGGGCATGGCGGGCATCGACTGGGACGGGGTGCTGGACCAGTACCGGCCGCTGGTCGAACGGGTCGCGTCGCCGGACGAGTTCGCGGACCTGCTGCGGGAGGTGCTGGGCGAGCTGGGCACGTCCCACGCGTACGTGACGCCCGCGCGGCGCAACGAGGGCCCGCCGCACTACCAGCGGGCGATGGGCCTGCTGGGCGCCAACCTCGTGTGCCGGGACGGGAAGTGGGTCGTCAAGCGCATCCTGCCGGGTGACTCGTCGGACTCCAAGGCGCGTTCGCCGCTGGCGGGTACGGGCATCCGGGAGTGTGCGGTGCTGACGCACGTGGACGGGCGGCCGGTGGACCCGGTGACGGGGCCGTACCCGCTGCTGGCGGCGGCGGGCGGTACGACGGTGGAGCTGACGTTCGCGCCGGGCAACGGGGAGGCGGGGCGGCCGAGGCGGGTCGCGGTGGTGCCGCTGATCGACGAGCGGCCGCTGCGGTACCAGGACTGGGTGGCCAAGCGCCGTGAGGTCGTACGGGAGCTGAGCGACGGGCGGTGCGGGTACCTGCACATCCCGGACATGGGCGGCTCGGGGTGGGCGCAGTTCAACCGGGACCTGCGCCTTGAGGTGTCGCGCCCGGCGCTGATCGTGGACGTGCGGGGCAACGCGGGCGGGCACATCAGCGAGCTGGTGGTGGAGAAGCTGACGCGCCGCATCCTGGGCTGGGACCTGACGCGGAACGCGCAGCCCGTGTCGTACGCGTCGAACTCGCCGCGCGGCCCGGTGGTGGCGCTGGCGGACGAGGCCACGTCGTCGGACGGCGACATGATCACGGCGGTGTTCAAGCTCCAGGGCCTGGGGCCGGTCGTGGGCCAGCGCACGTGGGGCGGCGTGGTCGGCATGACGGGCCGCCACCGGCTGGGCGACGGCACGGTGATCACGGTGCCGATGAACGCGGCGTGGTTCGAGGCGTACGGCTGGGGCGTGGAGAACCACGGCGTGGAACCGGACATCGAGATCGAGCGCACCCCGCTGGACTGGGCGGAGGGCCGCCACCGCCAGCTGGCGGACGCGGTGGACCTGGCGCTGGGGCTCCTGAAGAAGACCCCGCCGTCCAGCCCCCCGGACTACTCCGCCACCCCCGACCTCGCCCGCCCGCCCCTGCCCCCGAGGCCGTGA
- a CDS encoding TetR/AcrR family transcriptional regulator has translation MARSRLTPERESELYETVIDLLGEVGYDGLTMDAIAARTRSSKATLYRQWGSKPELVAQSLRHHKPVELAEIDTGTLRGDFHEMIGRTDDCRMAKDSAMMRGLAHAVSENQELHQALRELLIEPEMTGLDQVLRRAVERGEVAADNPALGLVPHMMIGAFVARPLIEDQPVDQAYLSSYVDAVVLPALGAP, from the coding sequence ATGGCCCGCAGCAGACTCACCCCGGAACGCGAGTCCGAGCTGTACGAGACCGTCATCGACCTCCTCGGCGAGGTCGGGTACGACGGCCTCACCATGGACGCCATCGCCGCCCGCACGCGCTCCAGCAAGGCCACCCTCTACCGCCAGTGGGGGAGCAAGCCCGAGCTGGTCGCGCAGTCGCTGCGGCACCACAAGCCCGTCGAGCTCGCGGAGATCGACACCGGAACGCTCCGGGGCGACTTCCACGAGATGATCGGGCGCACCGACGACTGCCGCATGGCCAAGGACTCCGCGATGATGCGGGGCCTCGCCCACGCGGTCAGCGAGAACCAGGAACTGCACCAGGCGCTGCGCGAGCTGCTGATCGAACCGGAGATGACCGGGCTCGACCAGGTGCTGCGCCGGGCCGTGGAGCGGGGCGAGGTCGCCGCCGACAACCCGGCGCTCGGCCTGGTCCCGCACATGATGATCGGCGCCTTCGTCGCCCGGCCCCTCATCGAGGACCAGCCGGTCGACCAGGCGTACCTCTCCTCCTACGTGGACGCCGTCGTGCTCCCCGCCCTCGGCGCCCCCTGA
- a CDS encoding MMPL family transporter yields MATFLYKLGRFAFRRRHLVTLLWVALLALAGVGAASAPAATSSSFSMPGTEAQKAFDLLEKRFPGGSADGATARVVFKAPDGQKMTDPANKARVDKAVADLRAGSDQVAGVTDPYAAQAVSRDGGTAYIHVTYKANGMELTDATRDALTETGEEARDGGLTVEIGGDALQAMPETGTGEIIGVVVAGIVLVITFGSLVAAGLPLLTAIIGVGIGVSSITALASALDLGSTTGTLATMIGLAVGIDYALFIVSRYRAELAEGREPEDAAGRAVGTAGSAVVFAGLTVVIALVGLAVVNIPMLTKMGVAAAGTVAIAVLIALTFIPALLGYAGRRILGRKARKELADGGAVVDRSEDGADEEKANAGTRWARFVLRRPVTVLLVGVVGLGALAVPAASLEMGLPDDGAQPTSTTQRRAYDLLSDGFGPGFNGPLMVVVDGDQAAAGKAADTIKGLDGVAAVVPPTPNKAGDTAIITVVPKDRPSSTATEDLVHDIRDRTGDDVLVTGQTAMNIDFSQKMNDALLPYLALVVGLAFLLLMVVFRSVLVPLKAALGFLLSVVAALGAVVAVFQWGWLGSVFGVEQTGPIMSMMPIFMVGVVFGLAMDYEVFLVTRMREAYVHGERPGEAIVTGFRHGARVVTAAAVIMIAVFAGFIGASEQMVKMIGFGLAAAVLFDAFVVRMAIVPAVLALLGHKAWWLPRWLDRVLPNVDVEGESLRKELAEGGRPDEPERELVRA; encoded by the coding sequence GTGGCCACGTTCCTCTACAAACTCGGCCGGTTCGCCTTCCGGCGGCGCCATCTCGTGACCCTGCTGTGGGTCGCGCTGCTGGCGCTCGCCGGAGTGGGCGCCGCGTCCGCGCCCGCAGCCACCTCCAGCTCCTTCTCCATGCCCGGTACGGAGGCCCAGAAGGCCTTCGACCTGCTGGAGAAACGATTCCCCGGCGGCAGTGCCGACGGCGCCACCGCGCGGGTCGTCTTCAAGGCGCCCGACGGGCAGAAGATGACCGACCCGGCCAACAAGGCGCGCGTGGACAAGGCCGTCGCCGACCTGCGCGCCGGTTCCGACCAGGTCGCAGGCGTCACCGACCCGTACGCCGCGCAGGCCGTCTCGCGTGACGGCGGCACCGCGTACATCCATGTGACGTACAAGGCCAACGGCATGGAGCTGACCGACGCGACGCGCGACGCGCTGACGGAGACGGGTGAGGAGGCGCGCGACGGCGGACTGACCGTCGAGATCGGCGGCGACGCGCTCCAGGCGATGCCCGAGACCGGCACCGGCGAGATCATCGGCGTGGTCGTCGCGGGGATCGTCCTCGTCATCACCTTCGGCTCGCTCGTCGCGGCCGGGCTGCCGCTGCTCACCGCGATCATCGGCGTCGGCATCGGCGTCTCGTCGATCACCGCCCTCGCGAGCGCGCTGGACCTCGGCTCCACCACCGGCACCCTCGCCACGATGATCGGCCTCGCCGTCGGCATCGACTACGCCCTGTTCATCGTCTCCCGCTACCGCGCCGAGCTGGCCGAGGGCCGCGAGCCCGAGGACGCCGCGGGACGCGCCGTCGGCACGGCGGGCTCGGCCGTCGTCTTCGCCGGTCTGACCGTCGTCATCGCCCTGGTCGGCCTCGCCGTCGTCAACATCCCGATGCTGACGAAGATGGGCGTCGCCGCCGCCGGCACGGTCGCCATCGCCGTACTGATCGCGCTCACCTTCATACCGGCGCTGCTCGGCTACGCGGGCAGGCGCATCCTCGGCCGCAAGGCCCGCAAGGAGCTCGCCGACGGCGGGGCCGTCGTGGACAGGAGCGAGGACGGGGCCGACGAGGAGAAGGCGAACGCCGGTACCCGCTGGGCCCGGTTCGTCCTGCGCCGCCCGGTCACCGTGCTGCTCGTCGGTGTCGTCGGCCTCGGCGCGCTCGCCGTACCGGCCGCGTCGCTGGAGATGGGCCTCCCGGACGACGGCGCCCAGCCGACCTCCACCACCCAGCGCCGCGCGTACGACCTGCTGTCCGACGGGTTCGGCCCCGGCTTCAACGGCCCGCTGATGGTCGTCGTGGACGGCGACCAGGCCGCCGCGGGCAAGGCCGCCGACACGATCAAGGGCCTCGACGGGGTCGCCGCGGTCGTCCCGCCCACGCCGAACAAGGCCGGCGACACGGCCATCATCACCGTCGTGCCGAAGGACCGCCCGTCGTCCACGGCCACCGAGGACCTCGTCCACGACATCCGCGACAGGACCGGCGACGACGTCCTCGTCACCGGCCAGACCGCGATGAACATCGACTTCTCGCAGAAGATGAACGACGCGCTGCTGCCCTACCTGGCGCTCGTGGTCGGCCTCGCCTTCCTGCTGCTGATGGTCGTCTTCCGGTCCGTGCTCGTGCCGCTCAAGGCCGCCCTCGGCTTCCTGCTGTCGGTGGTCGCCGCGCTCGGCGCCGTCGTCGCCGTCTTCCAGTGGGGCTGGCTCGGATCGGTCTTCGGCGTGGAGCAGACCGGCCCGATCATGAGCATGATGCCGATCTTCATGGTGGGGGTCGTGTTCGGCCTGGCCATGGACTACGAGGTGTTCCTCGTGACCCGGATGCGCGAGGCGTACGTCCACGGGGAGCGGCCCGGCGAGGCCATCGTCACCGGCTTCCGCCACGGCGCACGCGTCGTGACCGCCGCCGCGGTCATCATGATCGCCGTGTTCGCGGGGTTCATCGGGGCGAGCGAGCAGATGGTCAAGATGATCGGCTTCGGTCTCGCGGCGGCGGTCCTGTTCGACGCGTTCGTCGTCCGCATGGCCATCGTCCCGGCCGTCCTCGCCCTGCTGGGCCACAAGGCGTGGTGGCTGCCGCGCTGGCTGGACCGCGTCCTGCCCAACGTGGACGTCGAGGGCGAGAGCCTGCGCAAGGAGCTGGCCGAGGGCGGGCGCCCGGACGAGCCGGAGCGCGAACTCGTACGAGCCTGA
- a CDS encoding SsgA family sporulation/cell division regulator translates to MCPADAHPEEARPAGEDEPRPVEVRARGLVVTDGPLSRPVPVALRYGPDVAPGCVRFVLPGGSWTFPRTLLETGLRAPAHDGDVDVWPCGRVQTVVEFHSPEGTAVVVQFDSSALRNFLRRTYATTATPVTH, encoded by the coding sequence ATGTGCCCCGCCGACGCACACCCCGAGGAGGCCCGGCCTGCCGGGGAAGACGAGCCGCGTCCGGTGGAGGTGCGGGCGCGGGGCCTGGTCGTGACCGACGGCCCGCTGTCCCGGCCGGTGCCGGTGGCGCTGCGGTACGGGCCGGACGTGGCGCCGGGGTGCGTGCGGTTCGTGCTGCCGGGCGGCAGCTGGACGTTCCCGCGCACGCTCCTGGAGACCGGGCTGCGGGCGCCGGCGCACGACGGTGACGTGGACGTGTGGCCGTGCGGGCGGGTGCAGACGGTGGTCGAGTTCCACTCGCCGGAGGGCACGGCGGTGGTGGTGCAGTTCGACTCGTCGGCGCTGCGGAACTTCCTGCGGCGTACGTACGCCACCACGGCCACCCCCGTGACCCACTGA
- a CDS encoding energy-coupling factor ABC transporter permease, producing MHVPDGFINAPVSAAAGLVAAGAVAAGLRGARRELGGERTAPLAGLVAAFIFAVQMLNFPVAAGTSGHLLGGALAAILVGPWTGMLCIAVVLLMQGVLFADGGLTALGVNITVMGGVTVLVAYGLFRALVKVLPRTRRSVTAATFVAALVSVPASAAAFTLIYAVGGTTDVPVGKVLAAMLGVHTLIGIGEAAITMATVGAVIAVRPDLVYGARGLTAPLKLRVGGELVDAAPAARPAPAAVGTRKVWAAGLAASVLLAGFVSFYASANPDGLEKVAADHGIDSKVQEHATADSPLADYGVKDLTDARLSGGLAGTIGVGATLALGTGVFWATRRRRTPGAPVQQSAQPSPRSKEAL from the coding sequence ATGCATGTGCCCGACGGATTCATCAACGCGCCCGTGTCCGCGGCGGCCGGTCTCGTCGCCGCGGGCGCCGTCGCGGCGGGCCTGCGCGGCGCGCGCCGGGAGCTGGGCGGCGAGCGGACGGCGCCGCTGGCGGGACTCGTCGCCGCGTTCATCTTCGCCGTCCAGATGCTGAACTTCCCCGTCGCCGCGGGCACCAGCGGCCATCTGCTGGGCGGGGCGCTCGCCGCGATACTCGTCGGCCCCTGGACGGGCATGCTCTGCATCGCCGTCGTGCTGCTGATGCAGGGCGTGCTGTTCGCCGACGGCGGGCTCACCGCGCTCGGCGTCAACATCACCGTCATGGGCGGTGTCACGGTCCTCGTCGCGTACGGCCTGTTCCGCGCCCTCGTGAAGGTCCTGCCGCGCACCCGCCGCTCGGTGACCGCCGCCACGTTCGTCGCGGCGCTCGTCTCCGTACCGGCGTCGGCGGCGGCGTTCACGCTGATCTACGCGGTCGGCGGCACCACCGACGTGCCCGTCGGCAAGGTCCTCGCCGCGATGCTCGGCGTGCACACGCTGATCGGGATCGGCGAGGCCGCCATCACCATGGCGACGGTCGGTGCGGTCATCGCCGTACGGCCCGACCTCGTGTACGGCGCGCGCGGCCTCACCGCGCCGCTGAAGCTGCGGGTGGGCGGCGAACTGGTCGACGCCGCGCCCGCCGCGCGGCCCGCCCCGGCCGCCGTCGGCACGCGGAAGGTGTGGGCCGCCGGGCTCGCCGCGTCCGTCCTCCTCGCCGGGTTCGTGTCGTTCTACGCCTCCGCGAACCCCGACGGCCTGGAGAAGGTCGCCGCCGACCACGGCATCGACAGCAAGGTCCAGGAGCACGCCACGGCGGACTCCCCGCTCGCCGACTACGGCGTCAAGGACCTCACCGACGCCCGCCTGTCCGGGGGGCTGGCGGGCACCATCGGCGTCGGCGCGACGCTCGCGCTCGGTACGGGCGTGTTCTGGGCGACGCGCCGACGCCGTACCCCCGGCGCCCCCGTACAGCAGTCGGCACAGCCCTCCCCGCGGTCGAAGGAAGCACTCTGA
- the cbiQ gene encoding cobalt ECF transporter T component CbiQ: protein MGAGHAHKLYRHGHSPVHALPAHTKLLAVLGFVLVVVSTPREAMWAFGAYALLLAAVAYTARVPAPYLLKRLVIEVPFVAFAFLMPFVVPGEPVTVLGVTVSVPGLWDAWNVLAKGTLGVAASVLLAATTELRELLLGLQRLRLPPMLVQIASFMIRYGDVITDEMRRMSVARRSRGFEARGVRHWGVLAKSAGALFIRSYERGERVHLAMVSRGYTGTMPVIDQVTATGAQWRRAAALPVSALAVCLLGWTL, encoded by the coding sequence GTGGGCGCAGGTCACGCGCACAAGCTCTACCGGCACGGGCACTCGCCCGTGCACGCCCTGCCCGCGCACACCAAGCTCCTCGCCGTCCTCGGCTTCGTCCTGGTCGTCGTGTCCACGCCCCGCGAGGCGATGTGGGCGTTCGGCGCGTACGCGCTGCTGCTCGCGGCGGTGGCGTACACGGCCCGCGTCCCGGCGCCGTACCTGCTGAAGCGGCTCGTCATCGAGGTCCCGTTCGTCGCGTTCGCGTTCCTGATGCCGTTCGTCGTGCCGGGCGAGCCGGTCACCGTCCTCGGTGTGACGGTCTCCGTGCCCGGCCTGTGGGACGCGTGGAACGTGCTGGCCAAGGGCACGCTCGGGGTCGCCGCGTCCGTGCTGCTGGCCGCGACGACGGAGCTGCGGGAGCTGCTGCTCGGCCTCCAGCGGCTGAGGCTGCCGCCGATGCTCGTCCAGATCGCCTCCTTCATGATCCGGTACGGGGACGTCATCACCGACGAGATGCGCCGCATGTCCGTCGCCCGCCGCTCGCGCGGGTTCGAGGCGCGGGGTGTACGGCACTGGGGCGTCCTCGCCAAGTCGGCGGGCGCCCTGTTCATCCGGTCGTACGAGCGTGGCGAACGCGTCCACCTGGCCATGGTGAGCCGTGGCTACACGGGGACGATGCCGGTGATCGACCAGGTCACGGCGACGGGCGCGCAGTGGCGGCGGGCGGCGGCCCTCCCCGTGTCGGCGCTCGCGGTGTGTCTGCTGGGATGGACGCTATGA
- a CDS encoding energy-coupling factor ABC transporter ATP-binding protein: protein MTTPTPPASPSPSFVPSLDVRGLAYAYPDGHQALFGVDLTVERGERVALLGPNGAGKTTLVLHLNGILTAGAGTVAVAGLPVEPANLAEIRRRVGIVFQDPDDQLFMPTVREDVAFGPAAAGLRGAELDAVVTRALERVGMAAYADRPPHHLSFGQRRRVAVATVLAMEPEILVLDEPSSNLDPASRRELADVLRSLDVTVLMVTHDLPYALELCPRSVILSEGVIAADAPTGELLADEELMREHRLELPFGFDPAARPPRNPGVR from the coding sequence ATGACGACACCGACGCCGCCCGCCTCCCCCTCGCCGTCCTTCGTGCCGTCGCTCGACGTGCGGGGCCTCGCCTACGCGTACCCGGACGGGCACCAGGCGCTGTTCGGCGTGGACCTGACCGTGGAGCGCGGCGAGCGGGTCGCGCTGCTCGGTCCGAACGGCGCGGGGAAGACCACCCTCGTCCTCCACCTGAACGGCATCCTCACCGCCGGTGCGGGCACGGTCGCCGTGGCGGGCCTGCCGGTCGAGCCCGCGAACCTGGCGGAGATCCGCCGCCGCGTGGGCATCGTCTTCCAGGACCCCGACGACCAGCTGTTCATGCCGACCGTACGGGAGGACGTGGCGTTCGGCCCGGCGGCGGCCGGGCTGCGCGGCGCCGAACTGGACGCCGTCGTGACGCGGGCCCTGGAGCGGGTCGGCATGGCGGCGTACGCGGACCGGCCGCCGCACCACCTGTCGTTCGGGCAGCGGCGGCGCGTCGCCGTCGCGACGGTCCTCGCGATGGAGCCGGAGATCCTCGTACTGGACGAGCCGTCGTCCAACCTGGACCCGGCGTCCCGTCGCGAACTGGCCGACGTCCTGCGGTCGTTGGACGTGACCGTCCTGATGGTCACGCACGACCTGCCGTACGCGCTTGAGCTGTGCCCGCGCTCGGTGATCCTCAGCGAGGGCGTCATCGCGGCGGACGCCCCGACCGGTGAGCTGCTCGCGGACGAGGAGCTGATGCGGGAGCACCGCCTCGAGCTGCCGTTCGGCTTCGACCCGGCCGCGCGGCCGCCCCGGAATCCGGGCGTTCGCTGA